Proteins co-encoded in one Lusitaniella coriacea LEGE 07157 genomic window:
- a CDS encoding ABC transporter ATP-binding protein, whose translation MGLSLLLQDISFQIERGDRVAILGASGAGKTSLLRLLNRLSEPTQGIIALEGQNYREIPVLQLRRQVALVPQEPRLLGMRVEEALAYPLVLQQVPKREIQQRLEELCNRLRIPSEWRERNELQLSVGQRQLVAIARSLMLQPQILILDEPTSALDIGIATNVLNVLEELARDRKTAILMVNHHLELAQQFCDRVLYLQQGQLLQDKPATAIDWEQLRHTLIQLETQDAQEWGE comes from the coding sequence ATGGGTTTGAGCCTTTTACTCCAGGATATTTCCTTCCAAATCGAACGGGGCGATCGCGTGGCGATTTTGGGGGCTTCTGGTGCGGGGAAAACTTCGCTGCTGCGACTGCTCAACCGTTTGAGCGAACCGACTCAAGGAATTATCGCCTTAGAGGGTCAAAACTACCGCGAGATTCCCGTTCTGCAATTGCGCCGACAAGTGGCGTTAGTCCCCCAAGAACCGAGATTATTGGGAATGAGAGTTGAAGAAGCGCTAGCCTATCCCCTCGTCTTACAACAGGTTCCCAAACGAGAAATTCAACAGCGTTTGGAGGAGTTGTGCAATCGATTGCGCATCCCTTCTGAATGGCGAGAGCGTAATGAATTGCAGCTTTCTGTGGGACAGCGACAACTGGTCGCGATCGCGCGATCTTTAATGCTACAACCGCAAATCCTTATTTTGGACGAACCCACCTCTGCTTTGGATATTGGGATTGCCACAAATGTATTAAATGTGTTGGAAGAGTTGGCGCGCGATCGAAAAACGGCGATTCTTATGGTCAATCATCACCTCGAACTCGCACAACAATTTTGCGATCGCGTCCTTTACTTGCAACAAGGACAACTACTACAAGATAAACCTGCAACAGCAATAGATTGGGAACAATTGCGCCATACCCTCATCCAACTCGAAACTCAAGACGCGCAAGAATGGGGCGAGTGA
- the ndhD1 gene encoding photosynthetic/respiratory NAD(P)H-quinone oxidoreductase subunit D1 has product MANFPWLTAIILFPIVAALFIPVIPDKDGKTVRWYALVVGLIDFALIVYAFYSGYDLSNPNLQLVESYTWISDLDLKWSVGVDGLSMPLVLLTGFITTLATMAAWPVTLKPKLFYFLMLAMYGGQIAVFAVQDMLLFFLVWELELVPVYLILSIWGGKKRLYAATKFILYTAGGSLFILIAALTMAFYGDTVTFDMSAIADKDLTLNLQLLLYAGLLIAYGVKLPIFPLHTWLPDAHGEATAPAHMLLAGILLKMGGYALLRMNAGLLPDAHAVFAPVLVILGVVNIIYAALTSFAQRNLKRKIAYSSISHMGFVLIGIASFTPLGTSGAMLQMISHGLIGASLFFMVGCTYDRTHTLMLDEMGGIGQKMKKVFAMWTTCSLASLALPGMSGFVAELMIFVGFATSDAYSLSFRVIIVLLAAVGVILTPIYLLSMLREMLYGPENKELVSHQALIDAEPREVFIIASLLIPIIGIGFYPKIVTQIYDATTTMLTQRLRNSVPTLVSPEPVAFADGSRVALRAPEIGTR; this is encoded by the coding sequence TTTATAGCGGCTACGACCTCTCCAATCCAAACCTGCAACTAGTCGAAAGTTATACCTGGATTTCCGATCTCGATCTCAAATGGTCGGTGGGGGTCGATGGGTTATCGATGCCTTTGGTTCTCCTGACGGGTTTCATTACTACCCTAGCGACAATGGCGGCTTGGCCGGTCACCCTCAAACCCAAACTGTTCTATTTCCTGATGCTGGCAATGTATGGGGGACAGATTGCGGTTTTTGCCGTTCAGGATATGCTGCTGTTCTTCCTGGTGTGGGAATTGGAATTGGTTCCGGTGTATTTAATTCTGTCCATCTGGGGCGGGAAAAAGCGCCTCTACGCCGCCACAAAGTTCATTCTTTACACGGCAGGGGGATCGCTATTTATTTTGATTGCAGCGCTGACAATGGCGTTCTACGGCGATACAGTAACTTTTGATATGAGCGCGATCGCGGATAAGGATCTAACCCTCAATCTGCAACTCCTCCTCTATGCTGGTTTACTCATCGCCTACGGGGTCAAGTTGCCCATCTTCCCCCTCCATACCTGGCTGCCCGATGCCCACGGCGAAGCCACGGCTCCCGCCCATATGCTCCTTGCGGGGATTCTCTTGAAAATGGGCGGTTATGCCCTTCTGCGCATGAATGCGGGGCTATTACCCGATGCTCATGCCGTATTTGCCCCCGTTCTCGTCATTTTGGGGGTTGTTAACATCATTTACGCCGCCCTCACCTCCTTTGCCCAACGGAACCTCAAGCGCAAGATTGCCTATTCCTCCATTTCTCACATGGGATTTGTGTTGATTGGCATCGCCTCCTTTACGCCCTTGGGAACCAGTGGGGCAATGTTGCAGATGATCTCCCACGGCTTGATTGGGGCGAGTTTGTTCTTTATGGTGGGCTGCACCTACGACCGCACCCACACCCTCATGCTCGATGAAATGGGCGGTATTGGGCAGAAGATGAAGAAAGTCTTTGCCATGTGGACGACCTGTTCCTTGGCATCCCTCGCCTTACCGGGAATGAGCGGATTTGTCGCCGAATTGATGATTTTTGTTGGTTTTGCAACCAGCGATGCCTACAGCCTCAGTTTCCGGGTTATTATCGTCCTCCTGGCGGCGGTGGGTGTCATTCTCACGCCGATTTATCTGCTGTCGATGCTGCGGGAAATGCTCTATGGCCCTGAAAATAAAGAGTTGGTATCCCATCAAGCGTTAATCGATGCAGAACCGCGCGAAGTCTTTATTATTGCGTCGCTACTCATCCCCATTATTGGGATCGGTTTTTATCCGAAAATCGTGACTCAAATTTACGATGCAACCACCACAATGCTGACACAAAGGCTACGCAATTCCGTTCCCACATTGGTTTCACCGGAACCCGTCGCCTTTGCAGATGGTTCGAGGGTTGCCCTGAGAGCGCCGGAAATTGGAACGCGCTAA
- a CDS encoding Uma2 family endonuclease has protein sequence MVQQLNSRTITYPDSDGQPMADNTKQFQWIVVIKENLEILFVDNPNVFVAGDLLWYPVEGDNKTRQAPDAMVAIGRPKRDRGSYRQWEENDIAPQVVFEILSPGNRLKEMNKKLKFYERYGVEEYYIYDPDRVDLAGWLRTEEGLDAIEEMDGWISPRLEIRFEEGEEGLTLYYPDGRKFLTSVELNQRAEVAEERAEVAEERAGVAEERAGVAEERAGVAESRLTVLEEKLRELGIDPATL, from the coding sequence ATGGTTCAGCAACTCAATTCCCGCACCATTACTTATCCTGACAGCGACGGACAGCCGATGGCAGATAATACCAAACAATTTCAATGGATTGTTGTCATCAAAGAGAATCTAGAAATTTTGTTTGTAGATAATCCCAATGTCTTTGTTGCTGGAGATTTGTTGTGGTATCCCGTTGAAGGGGACAATAAAACTCGCCAAGCACCCGATGCAATGGTAGCAATCGGTCGTCCTAAGCGCGATCGCGGATCTTACCGACAATGGGAAGAAAACGATATTGCACCTCAAGTTGTCTTTGAAATTCTCTCGCCGGGAAATCGTCTCAAGGAGATGAATAAAAAGCTCAAATTCTACGAGCGCTACGGCGTAGAAGAGTACTATATTTACGACCCCGATCGCGTGGATTTAGCCGGATGGCTGCGCACAGAAGAGGGATTAGATGCCATTGAAGAAATGGACGGTTGGATTAGTCCTCGATTAGAAATTCGATTCGAGGAAGGAGAGGAAGGGTTAACCCTTTATTATCCCGACGGACGCAAATTTTTAACATCGGTAGAATTGAACCAACGTGCAGAAGTTGCTGAAGAACGTGCAGAAGTTGCTGAAGAACGTGCAGGAGTTGCCGAAGAACGTGCAGGAGTTGCCGAAGAACGCGCAGGAGTTGCCGAATCGCGCCTAACTGTGTTGGAAGAAAAGCTACGAGAGTTGGGTATCGATCCAGCAACGTTATAG
- a CDS encoding CPBP family intramembrane glutamic endopeptidase yields the protein MLANLDRRNALIALLLLVPVASFGVTMAVYIAPGQMGQLVFSLCKIWLLGLPLLWFFWHDRLKLSLPKRREWVAGISLGLVMFATILAVYGLWGQSGIDAIAVREKAQAVGIGSPTIYFFGALYFILINSLLEEIIWRWFVYRQWEILVPVKAAIILSAFCFTLHHIIALSAYLGWTMVILGSLGVFLAGVVWSWCYLTYRSIWVGYFSHILADLAIALVAWDILFT from the coding sequence ATGCTTGCAAATCTCGATCGTCGCAACGCTTTAATTGCTTTACTCCTGCTAGTTCCAGTCGCAAGTTTTGGGGTGACAATGGCGGTGTATATTGCTCCTGGGCAAATGGGGCAGTTGGTTTTTTCTCTTTGTAAAATTTGGTTATTGGGATTGCCACTCCTTTGGTTTTTCTGGCACGATCGACTCAAACTTTCTCTTCCCAAACGTCGCGAATGGGTAGCGGGAATAAGTTTGGGACTGGTGATGTTCGCTACGATCCTTGCGGTTTATGGGTTGTGGGGTCAGTCTGGGATTGACGCGATCGCGGTTCGAGAAAAAGCACAAGCGGTTGGCATTGGAAGTCCCACCATCTACTTCTTTGGCGCACTATATTTTATCCTCATCAACTCGCTGCTCGAAGAAATAATCTGGCGTTGGTTTGTCTACCGACAGTGGGAAATTCTCGTTCCAGTAAAAGCAGCAATCATCCTCAGTGCCTTCTGTTTTACGCTTCACCACATCATTGCCTTATCCGCTTATTTGGGGTGGACAATGGTTATTTTGGGTTCGTTAGGAGTCTTTCTGGCGGGAGTTGTCTGGTCTTGGTGCTATCTGACCTATCGTTCCATTTGGGTGGGTTATTTCAGTCATATTTTGGCAGACCTCGCGATCGCGCTGGTGGCGTGGGACATTCTTTTTACGTAA
- a CDS encoding caspase family protein encodes MSKVKRRQFLQFAGSALATIGLSQLELQRQGLRYRQVLAQNPSRKLALLVGINRYPESNRFGRLRGCVQDVELQKNLLIHRFGFNKNDIKTLTDAQASRKGILDAFEQHLIAQAQPGDVVVFHFSGHGSFVTDPSPIDPGNPFNSTFVPADDASPAGGVVKDIMGQTLFLLLYALRQKTENVTVVLDSCHSGGGTRGEILVRAGEPGRSASPEEFEYQEQWLTRLNLTKEQFQAERRKGAAAGVAIASAKSDQQAADYRFGDFNAGAFTYLLTQYLWQETSNVESAIASIKNRIRPLSVQIPQYDVQPGSNNKNKPIYFQDQPTSPAEAVVLNVQGNEATIWMGGIEQNSLDAFGEGAILTPVIGTRGANPTQFELTSRQGLIATATIKQGSAQQGQLLQEFARAIPTDWKLGIGLDPSLGSDATTAARELQQLNRTEAIASQSARQTYADKVHYILSRMSAAYRQQLQEYGGATNIPAEGSIGLFSPALEVIPQSFGAAGEGIEAAMERLSPTLRGLLATRIIKLTLNAQSSQLGVGASISVLWRNRPITLIGQSFTPRSSNCDVPKDCKPGVSRGEKTLSQEIPLGAPFQLEIVNNEQEALYLGILAIDTSGEITVLFPNHFHELAAISDDEIKESEATRIEANSTRLIPNANDDFVLASEELGAGEILVIASQEPMVEALKRLRGLSRGRKGLFSLGERSADVMNQFISDIDTISRGTLGVKSREEYYKQVSTAKIAALSISFAVVPD; translated from the coding sequence ATGTCTAAAGTTAAGCGCCGTCAATTCCTCCAGTTTGCAGGTTCAGCCCTCGCAACCATTGGTTTAAGTCAGCTTGAGTTGCAACGTCAGGGGTTGCGTTATCGCCAAGTTTTAGCTCAAAATCCATCTCGCAAATTGGCGTTATTGGTAGGGATTAATCGCTATCCAGAAAGCAATCGGTTTGGACGATTAAGGGGGTGCGTTCAGGATGTCGAACTCCAAAAGAATCTCCTCATTCACCGCTTTGGATTTAACAAAAATGATATAAAAACCCTAACGGACGCTCAAGCAAGTCGTAAAGGCATTCTGGATGCTTTTGAGCAGCATTTAATCGCGCAGGCACAACCGGGAGATGTGGTTGTTTTCCACTTTTCCGGACACGGTTCTTTCGTCACCGATCCCAGTCCCATCGATCCCGGAAATCCCTTTAATAGTACTTTTGTTCCTGCGGATGACGCGAGTCCGGCGGGGGGAGTGGTGAAAGATATTATGGGACAAACGCTCTTTTTACTGCTGTATGCGCTGCGGCAAAAAACCGAGAATGTGACGGTTGTTTTAGATAGCTGTCATTCCGGCGGCGGAACGCGAGGAGAGATTTTGGTGCGTGCGGGAGAACCGGGGAGAAGCGCGTCTCCTGAAGAGTTTGAGTACCAAGAACAATGGCTGACTCGATTGAATTTAACCAAAGAACAGTTCCAAGCAGAACGGCGAAAAGGTGCGGCGGCGGGGGTTGCTATTGCCTCTGCAAAATCCGATCAGCAGGCGGCGGATTATCGCTTTGGCGATTTTAATGCGGGAGCATTTACTTATTTATTAACGCAGTATCTCTGGCAAGAAACGTCAAATGTGGAGAGCGCGATCGCGTCCATTAAAAATCGTATCAGACCTCTCTCGGTTCAAATTCCCCAATACGACGTTCAACCCGGAAGCAATAACAAAAACAAACCCATCTACTTCCAAGACCAACCCACTTCTCCCGCCGAAGCCGTGGTTTTGAACGTACAAGGCAATGAAGCAACGATTTGGATGGGGGGAATCGAACAAAATAGCCTCGATGCCTTTGGGGAAGGTGCAATTCTCACGCCAGTCATTGGAACCAGAGGCGCAAACCCCACGCAATTTGAACTTACATCTCGTCAAGGATTGATTGCCACCGCCACGATTAAACAGGGAAGCGCACAACAGGGACAATTATTGCAAGAATTTGCCCGCGCCATTCCCACAGATTGGAAATTGGGGATTGGTCTTGACCCCTCTTTAGGATCGGATGCAACCACGGCGGCGAGGGAATTGCAACAACTCAATCGCACTGAAGCGATTGCCTCCCAATCCGCAAGGCAAACCTACGCAGACAAAGTACACTACATTTTAAGCCGCATGAGCGCCGCTTACCGCCAACAGCTTCAGGAATACGGCGGTGCAACTAATATTCCAGCAGAAGGAAGTATCGGTTTATTTTCCCCCGCTTTGGAGGTGATTCCTCAGTCTTTTGGCGCAGCAGGGGAGGGAATTGAAGCTGCAATGGAACGCTTGTCTCCAACTTTGCGGGGTTTGCTGGCAACGCGGATTATTAAACTCACTCTCAACGCTCAATCTTCCCAATTGGGAGTGGGTGCGTCTATCAGTGTGCTTTGGCGTAATCGTCCCATCACATTGATTGGACAGTCTTTTACCCCACGCAGCAGCAATTGTGATGTTCCAAAAGATTGCAAACCTGGAGTGAGTCGAGGGGAAAAAACCCTTTCCCAGGAAATTCCCCTTGGCGCGCCGTTTCAATTAGAGATCGTCAATAACGAACAAGAGGCTCTTTATCTCGGAATCTTAGCTATCGATACGTCTGGGGAAATTACAGTTCTTTTTCCCAATCACTTTCACGAACTTGCAGCGATATCAGATGATGAAATTAAGGAGTCAGAGGCAACTAGAATTGAAGCAAATAGTACGCGGCTCATTCCGAATGCAAACGATGATTTTGTCCTTGCTTCGGAGGAATTAGGTGCGGGAGAAATTTTAGTTATCGCATCTCAAGAACCGATGGTTGAAGCACTCAAACGGTTGCGAGGTTTATCTCGCGGTCGAAAAGGTCTATTTTCTTTGGGAGAACGGTCAGCAGATGTGATGAATCAGTTTATAAGCGATATTGATACGATTAGCAGAGGAACTTTAGGGGTCAAATCCCGTGAGGAATATTATAAACAGGTAAGTACGGCTAAAATTGCGGCGCTTTCTATCTCCTTTGCTGTTGTTCCGGATTAA
- a CDS encoding GAF domain-containing sensor histidine kinase, giving the protein MGEPPQLNVSLQEQLVQHKALIGAIANIQEPLLLDEVLKRTVTEVRQLLKVDRVAIFRYFPEWEAQGEFVAESIENQWNSILETVARDGELNQQFAQLYRQGEKREASQDKLLKQFQVQAELVIPLFEAEAEWGILCVHQCNYPRQWEAWEVEAVQYIAQQLNIILKRDRALQNLQQQVIQRNRAAEQTKGAKREKAIVATVEKIRQSLDIETILQTTAQEVRQLLEVDRAVIYRFNPDWSGEFVAESVKGNWKQLMQEQLSSPDLKENVSECSLKNLAVSPVVDTYLQNTQGGVFNKGEEFRACNNIYNAGFSNCYINALESYQARAYVIATIYRDRELWGLLAIYQNSDSRYWQEEEIDVLTKISAQLGVALQHVRLLEQTHQQKEKLKHAVQKLRKSQAHSIQSEKMAGLGQLVAGIAHEINNPINFISANLSHTCGYVEDLLDLVKLYQQNNPNPSVEIEEKTEEIDLEFIDNDLPKILNSMKFGTERIHQIVLSLRIFSRLDEAEMKPVNLHEGIDSALALLQHRLKATPERPEIKTIREYGDLPLVECYGAKLNQVFMHLLNNGIDALEIPHEGNKNTPTLHIKTEAIGENAVIRISDNGMGIPEETRSRIFDPFFTTKEPGKGTGLGLSISYQIIFEDHKGRLSCHSQPNQGTEFKIEIPLRRNQSN; this is encoded by the coding sequence ATGGGAGAGCCACCCCAATTAAATGTCTCACTTCAAGAGCAGTTAGTGCAGCATAAAGCATTGATTGGCGCGATCGCGAACATTCAAGAACCTTTGCTACTCGATGAGGTTCTCAAGCGAACCGTGACGGAAGTACGTCAGTTACTGAAAGTAGATCGGGTTGCTATTTTTCGCTATTTTCCTGAATGGGAAGCGCAAGGAGAATTTGTAGCAGAATCGATTGAGAATCAGTGGAATTCTATCCTAGAGACTGTTGCGCGCGACGGCGAGTTGAACCAACAATTTGCCCAACTCTACCGCCAAGGAGAAAAACGCGAAGCATCCCAGGATAAGCTTTTAAAGCAATTCCAAGTCCAAGCAGAACTCGTTATCCCCTTGTTTGAAGCGGAGGCGGAGTGGGGAATTCTGTGCGTTCATCAGTGCAATTATCCTCGTCAGTGGGAAGCGTGGGAAGTTGAGGCAGTACAATATATTGCCCAGCAGTTGAATATCATCTTAAAGCGCGATCGCGCCCTTCAAAACCTGCAACAACAAGTCATACAGCGCAATCGCGCAGCAGAACAGACAAAAGGCGCTAAACGGGAGAAAGCGATCGTCGCAACCGTTGAAAAGATTCGCCAGTCCCTCGATATTGAAACCATCCTTCAAACCACCGCTCAAGAAGTACGACAATTGCTCGAAGTGGATCGAGCGGTTATTTATCGCTTTAATCCCGATTGGAGTGGCGAATTTGTCGCTGAATCAGTCAAGGGAAATTGGAAGCAGTTGATGCAAGAGCAATTAAGCTCTCCAGACCTCAAGGAGAACGTGAGCGAGTGTAGTCTCAAAAATTTAGCCGTTTCCCCCGTTGTCGATACTTATTTACAAAATACCCAAGGCGGGGTCTTTAACAAAGGTGAAGAATTTCGAGCGTGCAACAATATTTACAATGCAGGGTTTAGTAATTGCTATATTAATGCCCTAGAAAGCTATCAAGCAAGAGCTTATGTCATTGCAACCATTTACCGCGATCGCGAACTGTGGGGATTGCTCGCCATCTATCAAAACTCCGATTCTCGCTATTGGCAAGAGGAAGAAATCGATGTACTCACCAAGATTAGCGCGCAATTGGGCGTAGCGCTGCAACACGTTCGATTGCTCGAACAAACCCACCAGCAAAAAGAAAAACTCAAACACGCCGTCCAAAAACTGAGAAAATCCCAAGCGCATTCCATCCAAAGTGAAAAAATGGCTGGATTGGGACAGTTGGTTGCAGGAATTGCCCACGAAATTAACAACCCCATCAACTTTATTTCAGCAAATCTTTCTCATACTTGTGGCTATGTGGAAGATTTACTCGATTTAGTGAAACTTTATCAGCAGAATAACCCAAACCCTAGCGTTGAGATTGAGGAGAAAACGGAGGAGATCGATTTAGAGTTTATCGACAACGATTTACCCAAAATTCTCAACTCCATGAAATTTGGGACAGAACGCATTCATCAGATTGTCCTTTCCTTGCGAATTTTCTCTCGCTTAGACGAAGCAGAAATGAAACCCGTGAATCTTCATGAGGGAATTGACAGTGCCTTAGCGCTCTTACAACATCGGTTGAAAGCAACACCCGAACGTCCAGAAATTAAAACCATTCGAGAATATGGCGATTTACCTTTGGTTGAGTGTTATGGCGCAAAACTCAATCAGGTTTTTATGCACCTGCTCAATAATGGAATTGATGCTTTAGAAATTCCCCACGAAGGCAATAAGAATACTCCAACACTCCACATCAAAACAGAAGCGATCGGGGAGAATGCTGTCATCCGGATTTCCGATAATGGGATGGGAATTCCAGAAGAAACGCGATCGCGCATTTTCGATCCCTTTTTTACCACCAAAGAACCAGGAAAAGGAACGGGTTTAGGTCTATCCATCAGCTACCAAATTATCTTTGAAGACCATAAAGGTCGTTTGAGTTGTCATTCCCAACCCAATCAAGGCACTGAATTCAAAATTGAAATTCCCCTCCGACGCAATCAATCCAATTAA
- a CDS encoding superoxide dismutase family protein has product MVQQFAISKSRYAIALGLSGLLLLASCSTPSSLADNPKSISEAFSSPEGKTATAIINSTADPSQKMGEATFTSMNAGLEIAVQFEDVPPGKHGFHIHEVGSCEDGGKAAKGHFNPNGVEHGYLPEDGVENAHGGDLGNVEIAEDGTGTLTLTIPQLSLEDGTNKVAGLSVILHEKLDDFGQPTGHAGGRIGCGRIS; this is encoded by the coding sequence ATGGTGCAACAGTTCGCGATCTCGAAGAGCCGCTACGCGATCGCGCTCGGTCTTAGCGGACTCCTACTACTCGCCAGTTGCTCTACCCCCTCCAGTCTTGCAGATAATCCCAAATCTATTTCAGAAGCCTTTTCCTCCCCCGAAGGGAAAACCGCAACAGCCATCATCAACAGCACCGCAGATCCTTCCCAAAAAATGGGAGAAGCAACCTTCACTTCCATGAATGCGGGATTAGAAATCGCCGTGCAATTTGAGGATGTTCCTCCCGGCAAACACGGTTTCCATATCCATGAGGTGGGGAGTTGCGAGGATGGCGGGAAAGCCGCGAAGGGGCATTTTAACCCCAATGGGGTCGAACACGGTTACTTACCTGAAGATGGCGTGGAAAACGCTCACGGAGGCGATTTAGGGAATGTCGAGATTGCTGAAGATGGAACGGGAACCCTAACTCTTACGATTCCTCAGTTGAGTTTGGAAGATGGGACGAATAAAGTTGCTGGACTGAGCGTGATTCTTCACGAAAAACTAGACGATTTCGGTCAACCGACGGGACACGCAGGCGGGCGCATTGGCTGCGGTAGAATTTCTTAG